The nucleotide window ACAAATTTGTATCAAATGAAATTAGTTTTTGCAACTCATAATTTAAATAAGTTAGCCGAAGTTCAAAAAATGTTACCAAACTCAATTGAACTTCTTTCTTTAAAAGATATAAACTGTTTTGAAGACATTGAAGAAACAGCAACTACTCTTGAAGGAAATGCTAAAATTAAAGCTAATTATATTACTGAAAAATTTGGTTATAATTGTTTTGCTGACGATACTGGACTAGAGGTTAAAACCTTAAACGGGGCTCCTGGCGTATATTCTGCAAGATATGCAGGTGAACCAAGTAACTCTGAAAATAATATGCTAAAATTACTTTCAGAATTAAATAAAAAAACTGACAGAGAAGCACAGTTTAGAACGTCTATTTGTTTAAATTTAAATGGAAAACAATTTTTATTTGATGGCATTTGTACTGGTGAAATTTTAACCATAAAACAAGGAGAAAAGGGATTTGGTTATGACCCTATCTTTCAACCAAAAGGTTATAATAATTCCTTTGCTGAAATGTCTTCAGAGGAGAAAAATAAAATCAGTCATAGAGGGTTAGCTATTCAAAAACTAATTGATTTTTTAAAACAACTAAATTAATTGAGTGCTTCTAAAACATACACACAATATTTTGTTATTTTATCAGTACTTCTGATACTTTTTCTCTTTATAAATATCAGCTTAGGCTCTGTAAAAATCCCTTTATCAAATATTTTTGACATTCTAACAGGAGGAAGTACCTCTAAAGATAGTTGGCAAACAATCATTATTAATTATCGATTACCCAAAGCTATTACTGCTATTTTAGTTGGATCCGGGCTATCAATTAGTGGCTTATTAATGCAAACATTGTTCAGAAATCCATTAGCTGGACCTTTTGTTTTAGGTATTTCTTCAGGAGCAAGTTTAGGTGTAGCTTTATTTATATTAGGTTCCGGAATATTTGGGGGTATATTTTCATCATTTATTTTTTCAAATTGGTCATTAGCTTTTGCAGCTAGTTTAGGTTCTTTTTTAGTACTTTCTGCTATTATTATTGCAGCAAATAAAGTACGAAATACAATGTCTATTTTAATTATTGGTTTAATGTTTGGCTCGTTAACTTCAGCAATTATAAGTGTATTAGCTTATTTTAGTGAAGCAGAACAAATTCAGCAATATCAATTTTGGAGTTTTGGTAGTTTAGGAAATTTAACTTGGAATGAAATAATCGTTTTTGCTATCATTTACTTTATAGCTTTAACAAGTACATTTACCGTAATAAAACCTTTAAATAGTTTTTTATTAGGAGAAAATTATGCAACGAGCTTAGGTATAAACATTAAAAGAAGTAGGAATGTTATTTTATTAATAACAAGTTTACTTACTGGTGTTATTACTGCTTTTTCAGGTCCTATTGCATTCGTAGGAATAGCAGTACCTCATGTTGCTAAAATGTTATTTTCAAGCTCAAACCATAAAATATTACTACCTGCATCTGCCCTAATTGGCGCAATAATTTTACTTATTTGTGACAGTATAGCACAATTGCCTACTAGTGCTTTTATACTTCCAATTAATGCTATTACCTCTTTATTTGGAGCTCCTGTAGTTATTTGGCTATTAGTACGAAAAAAGAAAATTTATGTTTAACATTTAAAAAGTTATATAATTACACAAATCACTAAAAATAGCGTCTTAGAAACTGAAAACCTTGCAATTGGTTATAATACCAAAAAGCAACAAAACAGCATTGCCTCGAATATTAATTTAACAATTGAAAGAGGTAAATTTGTAGCTTTATTAGGTAAAAATGGAATTGGAAAATCTACCTTACTTCGTACTTTATCTAAAGTACAAAAACCGCTTAGTGGAGTTATTAGGGTAAATAATAAAAACCTTGAAGAATATTCACATTTAGAGCTGGCTACTTCATTGAGTTTAGTATTAACAGAACGCTTACCTCTTAGTCAATTAACCGTATTTGAATTAGTTTCTTTGGGGCGTCAACCATACACAAATTGGATTGATAAACTTACTCCTAATCATTTAAAAAAAATTCTTTGGGCTATTGATGAAACAGAAATTAGTCATTTAAAAGATAAGCGTTTTCATGAATTGAGTGATGGTCAACTTCAACGTGTCCTTATTGCTCGTGCACTCGCTCAAGATACTGAAATTATTATCTTAGATGAACCTACTGCTCATTTAGATATTCATCATACTTTTAAAGTTTTTTCTCTTTTAAAAAAACTTGTAAAAAACACTCAAAAAACCATTATTATTTCAACGCATGAAGTAAACTTAGCCATTCAATTAGCAGATGAATTTATATTACTCTCTGAAGAAGAAATTTATACAGGTACCTCAAAAGAACTTATTTCTAAGAATGCTTTTGAAACACTTTTCCCTAAAGAACTTATAAGTTTTAACAAAACATTAGAACAATTCGTTATTAAGAAATCCTAAATTTGATGGTTGGTTTTATTTTAATACTTTTAGCATTCAATAAAACCAACCTTACTTAATTAAACTATTGATGAAAAAATTACTTTATATAGCAAGTTCAGCAATTCTTGTAGCGTGTAGCTCAAGTAAAGAAGCCATTGCTATTGATAATGATGATACGACAGATTATGCTGAAAAATTCGCTAAAACAATTACAGCTAAAGATTTAGGACAACACTTATTTGTATATGCTTCAGATGAATTTGAAGGAAGAGATACGGGTGAACCTGGACAAAAAAAAGCTGTAAAATACTTAAAAGATTTTTACATTAGTAAAGGGATTAAATCTCCAATTGGAGGTAATGACTACTTCCAAGAAGTTCCTTCTGCTTATTTAAGTAATAACCGTAGAGGTATGAAACTTAAAGATTCTGAAAACGTTGTTGCTTTCATTAAAGGTACAGAAAAGCCAGATGAAATTGTAATCATTTCTGCTCATTTAGACCACGAAGGTGTTAAAAATGGTGAAATATATAATGGAGCGGATGATGATGGTTCAGGTACTGTAGCTATATTAGAAATTGCAGAAGCTTTTAAAAAAGCTTCAGATGCTGGCAAAGGACCTAAGCGTTCTGTTTTATTTTTACATGTAACCGGTGAAGAAAAAGGTTTATTAGGATCAAAATACTATACTGAAAACCCTATTTTTCCTTTAGCTAATACAGTTACTGATTTAAACATTGACATGGTAGGTAGAGTTGATGAACGTCATAAAGGTACACCTAACTATGTTTACCTTATTGGTTCTGATAAATTAAGTACTGAGCTTCATAATATATCAGAAGCTATGAATAAAAAATACACTAATATTGACATAGATTATAAATATAACGATGAAAACGATCCTAATCGTTTTTACTATCGTTCTGATCATTATAATTTTGCCAAACACAATATTCCTATTATTTTCTACTTTAACGGCACACATGCTGACTATCATAAACCAACTGATACGCCAGATAAAATTAACTACGAACTGTTAGAGAATAGAACACGTTTAGTTTTTCATACTGCGTGGGAAGTAGCTAACCGTGAAAAACGTATTATCGTTGATAAAGCTGAAAAATAATAGTTATTGATTATTTAAGTTACTCGTTTATAAAACTCACCAAAAGGTGAGTTTTTTATTTTATTTCATAAAAACCAACCAATACTTAATATAATGATTTTTAGCATTATTATCATTTCTTTAATTGGATATTTAATCGTAACAGTAAACAATAAAAAACATATACAAATTAACATTTCCAAACTACCTTTTAAAAAGGCATGGGAAATTATTTTAATTAAAAACGTTGCTTTTTACAATGCTCTTTCTAACAATGAAAAAAAAATATTTCAATACAAAATTCAAGAGTTTTTATTAAACTGCAACGTTATAGGTGTTAATACTGTAGTTAATGATGTTGATAAAGTACTTATAGCCTCAAGTGCTATCATTCCTATATTTAACTTTCCTGAATGGAAATATCCTAATATTTCTGAAGTTATTTTATACCCTACAATTTTTAATGAAAATTTTCAAACTAAAGGGCCAAACCGAAACATTTTAGGAATGGTAGGCAATGGGTACTTAGAAGGTAAAATGATATTATCTAAACCTGCTTTGCATCTTGGTTTTCAGAATGAATCTGATAAAAAAAACACAGCCATTCACGAATTTATTCATTTAATTGACAAATTAGATGGAACAATTGATGGCATACCCAAAGTACTTCTAGAAAAACAATATATTATACCTTGGATTGATTTAATGAATAAAAAAATGGGTGAAATATATACTAAAACATCTGATATTAATCCTTATGGTGGCACTAACAGAGCTGAGTTTTTTTCAGTTGCTAGTGAATACTTTTTTGAACGCCCTAAATTATTGGCAAAAAAGCATCCTCAACTATATTACTTATTAGAAAAAATTTTTAAGCAAGATATGGATGACATGAACTTGCATATTAAACAGGACATTATTGTGAAAAGAAATAGTCCTTGTCCTTGTAATAGTGGATTAAAATATAAGAAGTGTTGCATTAGCGCATAATAACAAATAAAAGAGGTAGCACTAATAATATGCCACCTCTTTTCTCTTCTCCCTTACTACTTTTTATAAATCATTTTAGTAACACTCTTCTCTTTTCTTGTTGAGTATATTTTAACTAGATATATTCCTTTTGACAAATTTGAAACATCTAAAATTGAACTTTCTATTTTTTTAAAACGATTTAACTCAGTTCCAAAAACATCAGAAATTACAATCTCAATTTCATCATCAAGTTCATTACTTTTAATCTGTAAATAATCCTCTGCTGGACTTGGAAATAAAGTAACTTTAAACTCATTTGTTTTAACTTCACTCCCAGTGTTTATATTTGAACAAAACGATCCTTTTGAATAAACAGGAATTGAAGTTGTTTTAAAAACTGGAGGGTTCTCATAATATGTTTTTATTTTGTTTGCTAACCATTTATCATCATCGCCATTGGTACCTATAGAGCCAACACCAGTTGTTGAACCTCCACCCCATAAAATTGAAAAAACATTCATATTAGCCAAACGTTGTAAGTTTGATGTACCCCAATCATACCCATTATCATTCATCAAGTGCTCCTCAATAGAACTAGCTTGATAATGCGTTAATGTTAATGGTATATTCCTTAGCTCATCTTTAATTGTATTTATATTTGTTCCAATTCTATCATCTCCTAAAAAATAAGGTGCAGCAGCTGAAGAATGTTGTGCTACGTTATAATTAGTAGTAACCTCACTTTTAGTAGCCATATGACCTCCTGGAATTTGCCATAACATTATAGGCACATTACCTATTCTTTCTGAAATTTCTTTACAAAAAACCAAATACTTATCCCAATGTTTTGCAGTCCAAGCATAATTTTGAATAGCAGCTGGACCAAAACAATCCCTTTCATACCTATCAAAAGCTATAAAATCAGGTTTCCATTCACCTGTATATAATTCCAATTCATTCATAAAAGTAGCTATTTCAATAGCTTCATCAACAGGACTATTAAACTCACCAGCCCCTTCATACACCCACCTAGCAGATCCTCCAGCCCAAACATTTTGTTGGTAACCAAAAGGTATTTTACATTCACCTACATGATAAATTAAAAAGTTAATAGATTGAAAATACCCTTTTAAATTATTGGTGAAAACTGGTATTGATTGAGTACTTAATCCTTCATCTGTAAATGCTTTATTTATTTCTTCATTCACTTTTATTAACATCGTTCTAATATCGTGATCATTTCCAAAAGCTACATCTTGTTGAATTGCTCCTATTAAATCAGGACTTATAACAAATGCTCCAGGGTTTGGGTGTTTATCATCTTCATAAGTCAAAATAACTTTTATTTCTTGTATGAGATTTCTATAATGATAATATAAATTTTGATTTTCTTCCATATCTTTTATAGCTTCTAATGAACCTCCTCCACTAGCATTTGCTGTGTAATGAACCATAACTGGTAGAATAACTCTCCCGCCTTGGCTTGCTTCTAATCTTCTTGCCTGCTCAATTGTATTTTTTGTCGGTGTCATATCAGGTATTTTTCCTCTATCACCAGCACCGTCTAGTCCAGAGTACTTAAAAATGACACTTAAAGGTGAGTTTTTAAAATTATCATCAAATGCTTCTGAAGCATTGGTTATAGTACCATGAGATAAATATTTTGGGAACCCCTTTACTGTAAATTCATGAACAGAAGTTGATTCATAATTAATACTAATCACATTATTTCCTCCTAAAACTATAGCAACAGAAGCAGTATGTTTAGGGGTATATACTAAATTATTAACAGCATCAGAATAGGTTGCTACATTTACTGTATAACTTCCAACTAAAACATCAGGAATATTTACATTTCCATTAACTATTTGTTGGGTCTTATCTACACCTTCAAGTTCATTGTTTTTAAGGGATAACTCTGTTGATATACCACTTGGCAATCCATTAACTATTACTTTTAAACTCGAAGACGCTATCGCTTCTTTTGTAAAAGGAATTACAACAGTATTATTATTCTTTGATGGGATAAAGTTTAATGGAGACTCTTTAGTATATTGACTAACATATTTAGTGGTTCCTTTTGCAAAGTTTTTACTCCATATATTATATTTCTGATCAACTTTTAACGAGTTAGTACTTGATGTTGTTATGATTTCAGTACTTATTTTATTAGTTACCGTATTCTTAAAACTAACTATTACTTCATTAATCTCATTTCCTGAAATAGAAGTTATAACATCTGTAAATAATGAAGGCTCTTCATTTTCAAGAAAAAACTGAACAGTATTGGCAATATTTACATAAGAAGTTGTTACAGTTTTTAAATCTATTCTAAATTTAAAACTTTCATTAACTCCTAAAGTATTATCTACCCAAGATTCATTAGATAACCCAATTGTTAATGTATTAATATATTGGTTCCCATCTGGAATTTGATTTAAAACAGCAGTTGGGTATGAAATTTTTCCATTCGTGAAAAAATTAACCAAACTTGCTTTCATATCTGAAAGAAAAATAACTTTTGAATTTCTAATGTTAAGATTACTTGTTCCTTTGTTAGTGACCTCAACACCTAAATAAACATCACCCCAAGATTGCTCTTGGAATTCCATTTTTAATTGATACGTTGTTGATGCATTACTATAATTACGGACAAAAGTTTGTGAAAAAAGTACGTAACTAAAAAATAAGCATGCTAGTAGAAGCTTGTTTCTCATTTTGTAAAGTATTTTAAATTAAACGGAGTTTACGGGGTGTAGTAGGAAATAAAAAGGTAGATATACATTTTATTCTTTGCAAAGAAATTCCACTAACAACACAAAACAAAATACAGAGGTTATAATTCCATCGATTAAAAACACGTAGACATTTTTTTGAACTCTTTTTTCAACTTAAGAAACATTCATATTTTCTAGCTAAATGAAATCAACATCAATACTCAAAAATCAAACGCTTAAGGTATAAAAAAACATTCTCTATTATTCTTACTATACTTTTAATCTAAGTATTGACTTATAAATTGTCTTTACATTTTTACAAAAACCTAAAAACTACAAACATCATGACTTTTCAATTAAACTTTAATTTTACAGATCAAGATTTAAAACACATCTATGAAACTAATAGTAATGTTGCAATTGCAAAACCTGTTGGAGGTGGCAAGCCGTCTGTTGCATGGCTAATACTTAAACCGTTTCAAAACAACACTCTTGAATTTAAAGAAGAACTAGGTATTTATGTATCTAATACTGAAGTTAAAACTGGCGCTAAAATTACTATGCTATCCAGCACTCCTATTCCTTCTGCACAAAACAAAATGTATACTCTTGAAGACAATGGAACAATTAGTGGCCCAAGCAATGGAGGTTCTCCAAATAGTTATGCACTACAAAATAATTTCAGTAACAATCCTTATATGACTGTTGGTTTATATCAAAATGCCGTAGTAAATGGTCAAGTAATAAATAACAATCCTATTTCTGGAAACTCAGTTCTATTCAGAAGTACCATTACTATGGAACCAGCTAATTCATTATATTTATGGATAGAATCAAATTTACAAACTGCAACTATTGTAAACAACATAACCTCGCCAATGACTAAAATTGATTTTTCAGGAGGAGAGACTCAAATATCATTAAAATATGATGCTACATCTGGTACTTTTATTCCTATAAGCTAAATAGTATTTAATCTTTCAAGAATCTTAGTATTATAAATAATTCAACTCTTAAAACATTAAATATTTGTATTTTTATCAATACTCTACATCCTACAAACAAAATATTATTTGTAGGAACTAAAAAAACAAAATACATGTTTTCAAAAGCTTATGAAATAGCAAGTACTTATACTCAACCTCTTTTAGTTTCTTCTCGTTTATTTAATGGAGAAATTAAAAACAACTTGGGTAGTTTTGTAATCATAAATGACGAAGGTTGGATTATTACTGTTGCTCATATGCTTGACTCTCTAATTGCTTTTAATCAAAACAATAAAGAAATTCAAGACTTTAACACCAAGTTAACTCAAATTGAAAATGACTCTAACCTTAATAAGAAAGAGAAATTAAAAAAAATTAAAAAATTAAGTTCAAAACCTAATTGGGTAATAAATTCATCACATTGGTGGGGTCATGACAGTCATAGAATTAAAAATTTTCATATTCTAAAAGAAAATGATATTGCTATTGGCAAAATAGAAAATTACAACCCAGCATTTTGTAATAATTACCCCATTTTTAAAAACCCTAAAGATTTAAAATATGGTACTAGCCTCTGTAAATTAGGATATCCTTTTTATGATGTTAAATCCACATTTAATGAACAAAACAATTCTTTTACATTTGATTCATCAATATTCCCAATTCCAAGATTCCCAATAGATGGTATTTTCACTCGAAATATTGTTGCAGGAAAATCTTTAGATAATAAATTTGACATCAAATATATAGAGACTTCTACCCCAGGCTTAAGAGGTCAAAGTGGTGGGCCAATTTTTGATACTGATGGAAACATATGGGCAATACAATCACAAACAAGACATTTACCTCTTGGATTTTCTCCTAAAATAAAAAAAGGGAATAAAGATATTGAGGAAAACCAATTTCTTAATGTTGGTTGGGGAGCACATGTAGAAACAATACTTAATTTTCTTGATTTCCATAGTATTAAATATACCAAAACCTAAAAATTACACACCTACAAAACTCAGCTTCTTTAACTACTAAACCTAACAACTTAAAATGAGCAACAAAGAAATAATTAATAGCCTAAAAAAATCAACGCTAACTTTATTAGAATCAACTCTTAATCAAGAGGAAGTTGAAAAAGAACTAAATGACATCCATCTTCATTTTCAAAAACTTACAGAAATAACAGGTTTTGACAATAAAATTGAACATTTAGCTGCAGTTCCTTCTGCAAAAGGAAAAGCTTTAGGTTTAAACCATGCTGCTCAGTGTTTATTGGACTATAAAAGAACTGTAAAATTTTTAAAAGCTGTAGTATTAGCAATTAAAGAAAAGCAAAAAAAACATCCAAAAGAAACTATCCATTTTTTTTATGCAGGTTGTGGCCCATACGCTCCATTTATTAGCCTAATAGCACCTCTTTTTACTCCAGAAGAAATACAATTTACCTTATTAGAAATAAATAAAGCTTCAATTGATTCTGCTAAAAAGCTTATTAAATCATTAGATTTAACTGACTATGTTCAAGAATTCTATTTGGCTGATGCAGTAACATTTAAAGTTCCAGAAGCTAACAAATTTCATATTCTTTTTAGTGAAACCTTAGATGCTTTATTATACAGAGAATCGTACGTACCCATTCTTTACAATTTGCTTCCTCAATTCAATAAAGATGTTACATTAATTCCTGAAAATGTACTCATAAATATGAGCTTATCAAATAACACTAAAGCAAATTCAGATTTATCTGAACATAAAATGGGAAATATTTTAGATGTAAGACAAGTTATAGCTTCACATGAAGGAAAACAGCATACACCTATACAATTACCCGATAAAAAAATAGATTTTACTTCTTTAAACATGAGTGCATATAAAAGTATGTTATTAGATACTCAAGTACATGTTTATAATAATATTTGGCTAAACAGAAATGAATCTTCTTTAACATTGCCATTAGAAATGACCTTAGAACAACCTTTTCTAAATAATGCTATTATTTTCACTTATCAAATTGAACCTGACATAGAATTAAAATGTAAATTAGAATAAGAAATTTTTCATAAAAAATAAATTAATATGAAACTCCCTTTAGATTGTTTAGTTGAATACACCCCAGATTTTTTAACACAAAATGAAGCTGATACTCTTTATGAAATTTTAATAAATGAATATAATTTACACAAAAACCAATTAGTTGTTACAGTAGGAGATAAAGAATTAGTGACCGATAGTTTTAAAATATTATTTGCTACTGAAAGATTAATACAGCTTAATAATCATCCGGAAAGTATTCACGGAAAAGCATTTTTGTGGTCTGGTTTAATGGCTACACTTAAAGAACGTGTAGAAAAATTCACAGGAAATCAATTTGAACTTGCCATGTGTTTATTTTACCCTAATGGAAACTATTTTGCTCCTTATCATTTTGACCAACAAACCTCAGGTTATAAAACTATTTTACCTTCCATTAGTTTAGGTGAAACTCGTCAATTTAGTTTTAAGAAAAACGATACAGAAGAAGTTTATTCTTTAGATTTAGCTAATGGAAGTTTGTTGGTAATGAAAGATTACTCGCAAGAAAGGTACACCCATAGTTTACCTAAAAACCCAGCCTATAAAAACGGTAGAATAAATATTACTTTTAGAGAATCTGGTTTTAAATAATTTAAAAAACACATTCTTGCATCTTTTTGTTCCCTCTTAACGTCTACAAAATAAAACAAAAACGATGCACAAAACACTATCACTTTTAGCAGTACCTTTACTTTTAACATCAACAAGTATTTTTGGTTTTTTAACCTTAAAAAATAATTGGAATTTTGAACTTTCATCCTATAGTATTTTCCTTTTCACTTTAATTTATATTCTATTTTTGGAAAGTTTAATCCCTTTAAAAAAAGAATGGAATCCTACAAAAAAATCTATCTGGATAGACCTTAAACATTTTATTTTTTCAGCAGCTTTATTTGATGCTTTAGGAAAAATGATGACATTGTATATTGTACTAATCTTACAAGAAATATTTTTTTATTCTCTAAATTTATGGGACACAACCCCCCTTATAATTACATATATTATAGCTAATCTAATAGGAGAACTCCTTCCTTATTTATATCATAGAATTAGTCATAAAGGAACTAAAAATTCATATTTAAGTATCTTTTTATGGAAAATTCACTCTATACATCATATACCAACAAAACTAAATTGGTTTAAAACTAACTGGGTACACCCCATCAATATGTTTTTAAACGTTATATTTAAAATGCTCCCTCTTTTGTTATTAGGATTTAACAAAGAAGTAATTTATTTAGTAGGTATTACTCATATAATAGTAGCCTATATTTCTCATGCTAATATTTATACTCAAAAAAGTTTTTGGGATTATGTAATAGTTACCCCACACATTCATCATTTTCATCATAGTAAAAAAATAAAAGAGGCTAAAAACTTTGGTAATACTTTCCCTTTTTGGGATCTATTATTAGGTACATACTACAATAGAATTGGAACAGTTAAAGAGGTAGGTGTTATTGAAGAAATAAATAATAACTACCCTAAAAAGAATAACTATTTAAAACATATAATGTATCCATTTCTGAGCTTTAAAACTTGTTGCAAATAATTATTAAATTAAGAAAACACAAAAGAATATTCAATTGATTATTATACTTCCAGTAATCTTAGATCACTTTTTTGTGTTTTCTTATTTATTTACTAACTTCACAAAAAACTATAATTCAACTAAATAAGTTCATTTTTTATCAATCTCAATTTCATACAAAAATTATGAAAAAAATAACAATACCAAAATGGTTCTGGGGACTTGCTCTTTTTTTACTTTTATGGAATATCATGGGAGTTTTTTCTTTTTTTGCACATACTTTTATCTCTGAAGAAGCTTTAGCACTGTTACCAATAGAACAACAAGAACTTTATAGTAGCTATCCTACTTGGACAATTTTTGTTTTTGCAATAGCTG belongs to Tenacibaculum sp. MAR_2010_89 and includes:
- a CDS encoding T9SS type A sorting domain-containing protein, translating into MRNKLLLACLFFSYVLFSQTFVRNYSNASTTYQLKMEFQEQSWGDVYLGVEVTNKGTSNLNIRNSKVIFLSDMKASLVNFFTNGKISYPTAVLNQIPDGNQYINTLTIGLSNESWVDNTLGVNESFKFRIDLKTVTTSYVNIANTVQFFLENEEPSLFTDVITSISGNEINEVIVSFKNTVTNKISTEIITTSSTNSLKVDQKYNIWSKNFAKGTTKYVSQYTKESPLNFIPSKNNNTVVIPFTKEAIASSSLKVIVNGLPSGISTELSLKNNELEGVDKTQQIVNGNVNIPDVLVGSYTVNVATYSDAVNNLVYTPKHTASVAIVLGGNNVISINYESTSVHEFTVKGFPKYLSHGTITNASEAFDDNFKNSPLSVIFKYSGLDGAGDRGKIPDMTPTKNTIEQARRLEASQGGRVILPVMVHYTANASGGGSLEAIKDMEENQNLYYHYRNLIQEIKVILTYEDDKHPNPGAFVISPDLIGAIQQDVAFGNDHDIRTMLIKVNEEINKAFTDEGLSTQSIPVFTNNLKGYFQSINFLIYHVGECKIPFGYQQNVWAGGSARWVYEGAGEFNSPVDEAIEIATFMNELELYTGEWKPDFIAFDRYERDCFGPAAIQNYAWTAKHWDKYLVFCKEISERIGNVPIMLWQIPGGHMATKSEVTTNYNVAQHSSAAAPYFLGDDRIGTNINTIKDELRNIPLTLTHYQASSIEEHLMNDNGYDWGTSNLQRLANMNVFSILWGGGSTTGVGSIGTNGDDDKWLANKIKTYYENPPVFKTTSIPVYSKGSFCSNINTGSEVKTNEFKVTLFPSPAEDYLQIKSNELDDEIEIVISDVFGTELNRFKKIESSILDVSNLSKGIYLVKIYSTRKEKSVTKMIYKK
- a CDS encoding ABC transporter ATP-binding protein — encoded protein: MNLTIERGKFVALLGKNGIGKSTLLRTLSKVQKPLSGVIRVNNKNLEEYSHLELATSLSLVLTERLPLSQLTVFELVSLGRQPYTNWIDKLTPNHLKKILWAIDETEISHLKDKRFHELSDGQLQRVLIARALAQDTEIIILDEPTAHLDIHHTFKVFSLLKKLVKNTQKTIIISTHEVNLAIQLADEFILLSEEEIYTGTSKELISKNAFETLFPKELISFNKTLEQFVIKKS
- a CDS encoding non-canonical purine NTP diphosphatase, with the protein product MKLVFATHNLNKLAEVQKMLPNSIELLSLKDINCFEDIEETATTLEGNAKIKANYITEKFGYNCFADDTGLEVKTLNGAPGVYSARYAGEPSNSENNMLKLLSELNKKTDREAQFRTSICLNLNGKQFLFDGICTGEILTIKQGEKGFGYDPIFQPKGYNNSFAEMSSEEKNKISHRGLAIQKLIDFLKQLN
- a CDS encoding trypsin-like peptidase domain-containing protein, with the protein product MFSKAYEIASTYTQPLLVSSRLFNGEIKNNLGSFVIINDEGWIITVAHMLDSLIAFNQNNKEIQDFNTKLTQIENDSNLNKKEKLKKIKKLSSKPNWVINSSHWWGHDSHRIKNFHILKENDIAIGKIENYNPAFCNNYPIFKNPKDLKYGTSLCKLGYPFYDVKSTFNEQNNSFTFDSSIFPIPRFPIDGIFTRNIVAGKSLDNKFDIKYIETSTPGLRGQSGGPIFDTDGNIWAIQSQTRHLPLGFSPKIKKGNKDIEENQFLNVGWGAHVETILNFLDFHSIKYTKT
- a CDS encoding alpha-ketoglutarate-dependent dioxygenase AlkB; translated protein: MKLPLDCLVEYTPDFLTQNEADTLYEILINEYNLHKNQLVVTVGDKELVTDSFKILFATERLIQLNNHPESIHGKAFLWSGLMATLKERVEKFTGNQFELAMCLFYPNGNYFAPYHFDQQTSGYKTILPSISLGETRQFSFKKNDTEEVYSLDLANGSLLVMKDYSQERYTHSLPKNPAYKNGRINITFRESGFK
- a CDS encoding phytanoyl-CoA dioxygenase, yielding MSNKEIINSLKKSTLTLLESTLNQEEVEKELNDIHLHFQKLTEITGFDNKIEHLAAVPSAKGKALGLNHAAQCLLDYKRTVKFLKAVVLAIKEKQKKHPKETIHFFYAGCGPYAPFISLIAPLFTPEEIQFTLLEINKASIDSAKKLIKSLDLTDYVQEFYLADAVTFKVPEANKFHILFSETLDALLYRESYVPILYNLLPQFNKDVTLIPENVLINMSLSNNTKANSDLSEHKMGNILDVRQVIASHEGKQHTPIQLPDKKIDFTSLNMSAYKSMLLDTQVHVYNNIWLNRNESSLTLPLEMTLEQPFLNNAIIFTYQIEPDIELKCKLE
- a CDS encoding zinc-dependent peptidase; the protein is MIFSIIIISLIGYLIVTVNNKKHIQINISKLPFKKAWEIILIKNVAFYNALSNNEKKIFQYKIQEFLLNCNVIGVNTVVNDVDKVLIASSAIIPIFNFPEWKYPNISEVILYPTIFNENFQTKGPNRNILGMVGNGYLEGKMILSKPALHLGFQNESDKKNTAIHEFIHLIDKLDGTIDGIPKVLLEKQYIIPWIDLMNKKMGEIYTKTSDINPYGGTNRAEFFSVASEYFFERPKLLAKKHPQLYYLLEKIFKQDMDDMNLHIKQDIIVKRNSPCPCNSGLKYKKCCISA
- a CDS encoding M28 family metallopeptidase, producing MKKLLYIASSAILVACSSSKEAIAIDNDDTTDYAEKFAKTITAKDLGQHLFVYASDEFEGRDTGEPGQKKAVKYLKDFYISKGIKSPIGGNDYFQEVPSAYLSNNRRGMKLKDSENVVAFIKGTEKPDEIVIISAHLDHEGVKNGEIYNGADDDGSGTVAILEIAEAFKKASDAGKGPKRSVLFLHVTGEEKGLLGSKYYTENPIFPLANTVTDLNIDMVGRVDERHKGTPNYVYLIGSDKLSTELHNISEAMNKKYTNIDIDYKYNDENDPNRFYYRSDHYNFAKHNIPIIFYFNGTHADYHKPTDTPDKINYELLENRTRLVFHTAWEVANREKRIIVDKAEK
- a CDS encoding iron ABC transporter permease, which encodes MSASKTYTQYFVILSVLLILFLFINISLGSVKIPLSNIFDILTGGSTSKDSWQTIIINYRLPKAITAILVGSGLSISGLLMQTLFRNPLAGPFVLGISSGASLGVALFILGSGIFGGIFSSFIFSNWSLAFAASLGSFLVLSAIIIAANKVRNTMSILIIGLMFGSLTSAIISVLAYFSEAEQIQQYQFWSFGSLGNLTWNEIIVFAIIYFIALTSTFTVIKPLNSFLLGENYATSLGINIKRSRNVILLITSLLTGVITAFSGPIAFVGIAVPHVAKMLFSSSNHKILLPASALIGAIILLICDSIAQLPTSAFILPINAITSLFGAPVVIWLLVRKKKIYV